GTCATCATCACACACTTCAATACATCTAGCACAATTTGTACATTCACCTGATAGTACAGATAAACTCTCTTTGCCAACCATATGTAGTACTTGGTGCTCAGGGCAAACAGTTTTACACTTCATACATAAAGTACAATTCTCTTCTGAATGACTCACTCTTATTAGACTAAAATTGCCTAACAGTGAATAGAATCCACCAAGAGGACATACATGTCCGCACCAACCATTCTTTAAGACGAATAAGTCAAAAAGAAATATTATGAGCATTGCTGCCCAACCAAAACCTAAACCAAACACTATACCTCTATGAAGCATAGATATTGGTGATATAAATTCAAAGGCTGTAATGCCCATAGCAGCTGAGATAATCAAGCTTAATGCTAAAACCCAGTATCGCATATTTCGCGAAGCTGGTTGTCTTCTTGAAATATCATCTACACCAAGCTTTCTTCTAAGCAGTGCTGCTGCATCTGTAACTATATTCACAGGACAGACCCAGCTACAAAAGACGCGACCGCCAATAAGTAGATAAAATATAGCAACTATAAATACACCAATAAGTAAGTCTATGCTTAAAATAGCACCTGCTGCAAGCATTTGTAGTGCTGCATATGGATCACTTAAAGGAACGGTATTTAAAACAAGAGATGAACTAAGGTTACCCTTTAAGATACTCCATCCCCAAGCATTAGCCGAAAAATATAAAACTAATATACTTATTTGTGTAAATCTTCTAAAAAACAGATATCGGTAGTTATTCCATAGCGTAGCCATTAGTACAACTCCTCTTTGCTATTTAAAGAATCAATAGCACTCTCTTTGCTTATCTCAGTTTTCGTTTTGATTTCCATTGCGTTTTCTAAACGTTTTTCATCATCTTTGTCCCAACCTTTGATATAGTAATCACCGGCTTTACCTTGAGCGACCTCTCTTGGAAGTATAAATATAGATGCTTTTTCTGTAACACAGGCTCTTTCACATAAACCACAACCAGTACAGATATTAGCATGAACAACCGGCTTCATAAAGGCATGCTTACCAGTTCTCTCATTCTTTTCATATTTAATTGATATAGCCTCGCCCAGTAAAGGACAAGCTCTATAACAAGCATCACATTGGATGCCCCAAAATGCTATACAGCTCTCACTGTCAATAATAGCTAGACCCATATCAGCCACGTTTATATCGAGTTTTGCATCTGTTGTAACACTAGATTCATCAAGGGCTCCCGTAGGACATACAGGGACACATGGAATATCTGTGCACATATAACAAGGTATATCTCTAGGGATAAAATATGGAGTTCCTAGAGGTTTATTGTCACCTGGTTTAGCAAGCAATAGCGTATCGTACGGACAAGCTAAAACGCATAGCCCACACTTTATACATGTTTTAAGAAAATCATCTTCTTTTATGGCTCCAGGTGGGCGGAGTAAAAGTTGTGAAGCTGTAACTTCGTCAACATATGCACTCCAAATAAAACCACCAAGTGCTGTTATACCAGCACTCCTTGCTATATTGAGGATAAATTTTCTTCTATCGCTTACTAGTTCAGTTTTCATTTTTTAGTATAACCTTTTATGCTTTGTAGATTTTTACAGCACATTTTTTAAAGTCTGTCTGTTTTGACATTGGACACGTCGCATCTAAACAAACTTTGTTGATAAATACTTTTTCATCAAACCAAGGTACAAATACTAAGCCTTTTGGCGGTCTGTTTCTACCACGAGTTTCAACTCTGGCTTTAACTTTGCCACGTCGAGACTCAATCCAGCACAAGCCACCTTGAGTAAGATCTTTATTTTTTGCATCGCTAGGGTGCATATAACATAGTGCTTCTGGAACTGCACGATATAGTTCAGGAACACGCATAGTCATAGTTCCTGAATGCCAGTGTTCTAACACACGCCCCGTATTTAACCAAATATCATACTCTGCATCCGGCATTTCTGGAGGATCCATGTACGGACGAGCAAAAATCTTGGCTTTATTAGCGAGTGATTTTTTCTCAGAATCTTTATCTTTCCCACCTAGAGTACCACTTTGAAGTGCCTTTGCAATAGTTCCATAGAATGCATGTGAGTTACCACTCTCTTTAGTTGCTTTTGCTGCATATGGGTCATATTTAGCATTAAATCTCCATGCTGTCTCTTTACCGTCAACAACAGGCCATTTAAGACCACGAACTTTATGGTACATGTCAAATGGTGCTAGGTCATGTCCATGCCCACGTGTAAATGCAGCATACTCTTCCCAAAGATATTTTTGGATGAAGAAGCCATAACCTTTAAATACTTTTCCATCTGAGCCAACAACATTTCTGCTGTCTCCGTAACCCTCAGTATTGTCATACCCTTTTTGAATTGGGTCGTTTTGGTCAAGTTTATAAGTTTTAGCAACTTTATTTGCAAATAAAATATCAAACATTGTTGTATCTTCGCTGTAACCCATAGCCTTTGCTTGCTCTATAACACTAGGAAGCGCATCTTTTCTCGGACCAGATGGTGCCTGCGCACCCCATAAATCTTTAACTGTAAATCTCTTTGAGAGTTCAACCCATTGCCAAGTATCAGACATTGCATCGCCAACCGGAAGTACTTGCTGTCTCCAGTGTTGAGTACGGCGTTCAGCATTTCCGTATGCTCCCCATTTTTCATAAATCATAGCCGTTGGAAGGATAAGGTCAGATACTTTTGCGGATATACCCGGATACCCATCAGATGTAACTATAAAGTTATCCATTTCACGCGCTGCTTTTAACCAGTGAGTTGCAGATCCTGAATCTTGATAAGGATTACAAACATTTACCCAAGCAAATTTAATTAAGCCATCTTGGATATCACGGTGGATTTTCATAATATGTTGTTTTCCAACACCATTTAGTGTCCCATTTGGAACCATCCATTTCTCTTCTGCTATTTTTCTGTGAGCAGGATTTGCAACCATCATATCTGCTGGAAGTCTATGTGTAAACGTACCAACTTCACGCGCCGTTCCACATGCAGAAGGCTGGCCTGTTAAACTAAATGCTCCCTCACCAGGATTAGCTTGTTTATTTAATAAAAAGTGAACATTGTAAGCAAGTGTATTAACCCAAGTACCACGTGTATGTTGGTTCATACCCATTGTCCAAAAAGATACTACTTTTCGTCCCTTTTCAATATACAAGTTAGCTAACTCTTGAAGTTTTGCTTTGAAGCTATCAAGAGACTCATCGGGATTGCCTTTTGTAATAGTTGCAGTATATTCCAGTGTATATGGTTCTAAAGATTTCTTATACTCTTCAAAAGAGATTTCCCAGTGACCTAATGTACCAGCAGTATGATTCATAGTGTCACCAGCTTTATAACCAAAAGGCTCTAGTGCTGGTCCCTCTTTATCAGAAACAGTTGTTTTCATCTCTTTATTGATTGTTTGCATCTCTAAAGCAGAATATTGACCAGCACTACCATCAGCATTGACAGGAGACATAGATTTTTCACCGGCTCTTCTCATACCGTAACCGATATTTACCGGACCAGCAGCAAATACCATATGTTTCTTAACAAAATCCCAGTCTATAATACCTTCAGCTTCATCTCTCATTACAATTTCTCTTGCAATGTAGTTCCATAGAGCTATATCAGTATTTGGAGAGAATATGATTTCCGTATCAGCCAAATCTGAAGTTCTGTGGGTATAAGTTTGAATACTTATAACTTTTACTCTCTCAGGGTCTGAAAGTTTTCTATCAGTTACACGAGACCATAAAATAGGGTGCATCTCTGCCATATTTGAACCCCATGTAACTATTGTATCAGTTAGTTCAATATCATCATAACAGCCAGAAGGTTCATCAACACCAAATGTTTGGTAAAAACCAACAACAGCTGATGCCATACAGTGACGTGCATTTGGATCAATAGCGTTTGATCTAAAACCTGCTTTCATCATTTTTTGAGCTGCATAACCTTCCATAATAGTATATTGACCAGAGGCGAAAATACCAATTCCTTCAGGTCCACCATGCTTAAGTGCTTTTTTGATGTTTATCGCCATCTCATCAAAAGCTCTTTCCCAAGATATAGGTGCAAATTTACCTTTTTTGTCAAAGTTGCCATTTGCATCCATTCTAAGTAATGGCTTGGTTAGCCTGTCGGCACCGTACATAATCTTTGCATTAAAGTAACCCTTAATACAGTTTAGACCACGATTAACCGGTGCCGCAGGGTCACCTTTAACAGCTACAATCTTACCATTTTTAGTAGCCATCATAATACCACAACCCGTACCACAGAAACGACAAGCTGCCTTGTCCCATCTCCAGTCGCCTTCAGCTTGAGCTGCTGCTGCTTGTAGGTCTGCCGGTACACTCATACCAATTGCCGCTGCCGCAGATGCCGCCGCTGAACTTTTAAGAAATTCTCTTCTAGAAAGTGTCATATTCTCTCCTGTTAGATAATATTTTTTGTTATGTATAGATTAACAAGAAGAAGTATAGCACAGTTTTTTTTTAATGCACTTGACTTGTGTCAAAATCTTAGTCTTTTAAATTAAGTTATATTTTATATATTGAAAAATGAGGCTGATTTATGGGGATATTTATGGTTTAACTATTTGGCAACTTTTAGTAAGTTTCTCTAACTCTTTTTTTAGGTTTGAAAGTTTATGTGTTGAGTTTATTAAAACTTCTGTTGATTCTATAACAATATCTTCACTATTATTGAGGTGTTTGGATGCCAATGAATTGTCTTGCAGTTCATTTATTATAGTATCAAACTCATCTGTTAGCTCCTCTAGTTTGGAAGATGCGTATTGTGATTGTCTCAGAGCTTCGTCGGAATGCTCTATGGCAGAGTTTATTTTTTGAATAAAGCAATTAATAGTACCCCCAACTTCAACTATTTCACTTTCGCTTTCAGGTTTAATTTTTATTGGTGTAATCTTGGATATGTTTTCATTATTAATCAGTGTTTTGGAGTGTTGTATAAAAGAGTCTACATGTGACTCCATGGCTCTAAGTTGTATAAGTGAATATAAAAGCAAAATGAAAAATGTAAAGGCTGATAAGTATTGAAAAGTTTTTATAAAGTCAGATTTTTCTTCACTATGGTTTGTGTATAGTGTTACAAGTTTATCTACACTCTCAAGCAGTATGGTATTTTGGTTATATATAGATTTAACCACTTCTTCTAGCTCTTTACTTGTGTTTAACTTTGAACTACTTAGAAGTTTAAACTTTTGAATGTTTTCATAAAAGTCATCCCAAAGTTTATTTACACTATTAAGTTGTGTCAAAATACTATATGTATCAACTGCTGATATCTCTTTATCTTTGTCCCCGTATTTTAAAATTTTGAGACCATTAATAAACTCAGCAGCAGCGGAATCTAACTCAATAAAATCTTTATTTGAACTATGATATATATAAAAAACATTTTTAGCAATTTTTTGAGTCAACATTCTTTGTTTTCCAACAATATTTACTACTAGAGCGTCTTTTGTATTTTGCTGGTTTAGGTATATTGTCGTTGCTATTACGCTGATCATTAGCATTGTTAGCATCGCGCCTAAGAGCTTGATTTTTGTGCTCATTTTTGTAGTTTTTTTCATGATAATCCACCATTATATATATTCTGAAGTAACTTTTTATCAAGAATAGTGACGATTGAGTTTTCAATATTAATGATAGAACTTCTTTTTAATTTTTTTAAAACTCTAGATAGTGTCTCCGGTTGAATATGTAACATAAAAGAGACTTCAGTCCTTTTAAGTGTGTTAAACATTTCCAAATCATCACACAGGGTAAAAGCAACTTTTGCAGTTGCATCAAATACCAACTCCCTGTTTACAACACAGTGAAGTTGCTGAGTTTTTGAGAGTATCTCATTTATGAACTCACTGTTTAGTATGTTTTTAGATAAGAACTGTGTTTTAAACTCTAAAAAATCAACTTCAAGTATAGTACTGTCTTCCATAAATTCAGCATTGGAAAAACAGTGAATTATATTATTGTCTAGAGTGGTTAGTTCTGAAATAAGAGAGTTTTTATGTATATTGTAAAGAAAGATTTCATTCTCAAACTTATCTATTTTATAAACTTTTAAAAGTCCTGAGACTAAAAAAAATATTTTATTATTAGTGTCATTCTCATAATAGAGTATTGATTTTTTTGGGTACTTAACTACCGTTGAGATGCTATCAATTATATTTAACATATCACTATCAAGTGAAGCAAAAAAAGATAGTTGTCTTATATGATATTGTTTTTCATTCATAATTTATACTTTGTATTTATGACTATTTTTGTTCAATAGATTAACTTTTACGTATTCTACCATCAATTTAAATTAAATTTCTATATTTGGCATAGTGTTTGCTTTGGTTAATTGATGTTTAACAGGGAGAAAAATGAATTTTATAGAAGCATTAAAGCTTAAAAGTAAACTTTTTTTTATATTTGTACTTATAGCAGTTGGTCTGTTCTTTATCGGTATCATGGGTACAATAAATCTTAATTCAATGAAAAAAAACTTAGATGCCTTATACTTTGGTTCTTTAGTCCCTGTTATAGAACTTAATTCAATCTTACAAATATATCATTCAGGTTTGGCAAATACAATATACAGGGCTAAAAATTCTGAGATTACCCCTAGCGAAGTTGAATCAAAGATTCAACTTTCAGTAAAAAACATTAGCAGAGAGTGGGAAAAGTATGAATCTCACTTTAAAAGAGACAAAGAGCTTGACTATGTTGAGTATACAGCACTGGAAATCAAGGCGACGAATAAATATTTTTATAAAATAATAAAAGCTTTGTCTGATGGTCACGATATTAAAGAGATATCTATAGTAAGTTTAGAGAAAAAAATCTCACATATCAACAAAGTAGTTAATAAACTCATTGCTTATGAAGTGAGTGTCGCCAAGTATGAGAGAAAGAAATTTATAGATGTTTATGATTATTTACTCGTGCAAGTTGGTTTTATACTGGCAGTTGTAATCTTGGGAGTTATGCTGATATCATATTATGTCTTTAAAAGTATTCAAAAAGATCAGACAGCATTAGAGGTGGCAACAAAGAGATTGAAGATAGCAAATAAAAAACTGGAAAATGTCTCATATACAGACTCATTAACAAATCTTTACAACAGAAGATATTTTAATCTAGTTTATGACAGAGAGTTAAAGAGAGCAAAGAGAAGTAACACATATATAACTTTTATGATGTTGGATATTGACTTCTTTAAGCAGTATAATGACACTTATGGGCATATTGAGGGAGATTTTGCTCTTAAGAGTGTTGCAAAAGTATTGCAAGATATACTAAAAAGACCCGGAGATTTTGTATTTAGACTTGGCGGAGAGGAGTTCGGAATATTACTCACTGAGACAGATGAATCCAATAGTGCAAAGTTGGCTAGAGATATCTGCAACTCTGTTAGAGGAAGAGAAATCAAACACTCAGGCTCTAAAGTCAATGAGTTTGTCACCATCTCTATCGGTGTTGTTTGCTGTATCGCTGATGAAGCATTAAATGATGAGATACTTTTGTCTCGTGCTGATGAGATGCTATATAAAGCAAAAGACAGCGGAAGAGACCGTTATAATATAACTACAAATGTAAGTGAAGCAAAAACTGCCAAGGTAAAGAGTGAAGAGAAAAAAGAAGATGGGAAAAAAGAGTTTATTGCTTAGTGTCCACTCTTAAACCTGAACTTTTCTGCTATGAGTAGAGCTCTAAGCTTATCTTTTAATTCTCCTTGAAACTCCATCCACCCATCTTTAAAAGCTCCACCGCAGCCAAGTTTTTTCTTCAAAATTTTCAGAATTGCTTCGGAATCATTTAAAGGGAGATGGAACTCACCGACGAGTGTAACGGTTTTGCCACGACGCTTCTCTTTTTTAAAAATTAAGAAGTGCTTTGAGGGGTCTAAAATTTCATCTGAGACAGTCGTTTTTCTTGATGATTGAATCTCTGCCCACCCATCATCAATATCTGCACCTATAAAGATATCGAGTTTTTTGCCTCTAGACATTTTCGCTGCCTATATATCTAAATCTAGGAACTAATGTATTGTTAACTTCAACTTCTTCAAAAAACATAGTATATGGTCTTGCCCACAGAGTTTCATCGCCGTACATCGCGCGGTAAAGGACCATAAGCTCCTCTGTCTCACTATGTCTTAGTGTATCTATGACTTCATAGCGGTTACCCTTGTAATGTTCATAGATTCCTGTCTTCATACTACAAAACTTTTTGAGCTAATACACTCATGTTGTCGGTGTCATAAGAACTGTTTTTTACACTTTGAAGAACCTCTGCATGTGAGATGTTTTTAGCGTTGTATACAACTATTATAACTTCATCGGAAGATTTTAAAAATGTACTCTCCCCGTAAGGTGTATATCTAGTCGCCCCTATGCTGATAATCGCCTCTTTGGGATTGTTACATGTAGAGATATATTCACTTAAATTTTCTAGCGGTCCAAAATCTTCTTGAGTGTTTATCTGATTTATCATCCAGTCAAGAAGTTTCTCATAAAAGTAGCTATAACCGGTTAGTTCTACATCCTCGCCATACGAGTGAACTTCACCATCTCTTCTTAAAAAGCTGCATATTGAGTAGTTGTCCATAACTCCGCCAGCGCTAAATTTGTCAATGGCAATTAAGTTGTCACTAATCCCTTTAGATGCTTCACCCCAGTTTTTTTTATCACTAATCTTACTGGCACCTGCTACTCTGATAGAGCAGTCGTTATAGGCTCCAAAGTGCGTAGGGATGATTTTAGAGAGTTTGTTGTTTATATATTCAAGTCTACATGTAAGTCCAACTTCAGGTTCAGCCTGAACATTTACATCTTTGTTTGGAAGTTTAATGGTAGTACTTGAGAGAGGGTAGGTTTTTAAAATGGCTTTTGCCTTAAAGGATGACACAAGGGCCTCATTCTCTACATGTAGAGGGAGATAAAAAGGGAACATCCCTTTTGGGGCTGCTTCATCGGCTGTTATAATATCTTTAAAATCTTCTAGTTCGCCGGCTTGAGCCAGGTGAAGTGCAAAGTTACCTGCAATTCCCAGCCCTAAAAAATCTCTATAAGTGTCCACTTGCTTTGGCCTCAACAAACTCTTCATAAGTACCTTTGAAATCTGTATAACTTCCATCAGCATGTAGCTCGATTATGCGGTTAGCAAAAGCGTCCAGTAGCTCACGGTCATGAGATACACAGATAACATTTCCTTTGAAGTTGTAAAGAGCTTCACCAAGTGCTACGATAGCCTCAAGGTCAAGGTGATTTGAAGGCTCATCTAGAAGTACAAAGTTTCCACCCTCTAACATCATCTTACTAAGCATCATTCTGTGTTTTTCACCACCGGAGATACTTACAACAGATTTCTCTTGCTGTTCGCCATTAAAAAGCATACGGCCAAGACAGTTTCTAACCTCTGCCATATCTCCTTTAGGATTAAACGATTTTAACCAATCATAAAGAGTACCATCACCTTTAATAATGTCTGCCGTATCTTGTGGAAAGTAACTATTCTCGATTGTAGCACCCCAGTGAATTTCGCCGGAAGTCGGTTTCATCTCTTCCATCATAATTTTCATAAGAGTTGTTTTTCCAACACCATTTGGTCCGATTAGTGCAACTTTTTCATCTGGAATAAATTTAAGACTTATATCTTTTAAAACTTGATTGTCTCCAAAAGAGTGATTGATGTTTGTAATGTTAAGTGCTTCGTCACCCATTGCTCTTTTTGCCTTAAAAACAATGCTTGGGTCTCTTCTTGAGGATGGTTTGATATCGTCAATTACAAGTTTGTCAAGTTGTTTTTGTCTTGAAGTTGCTTGTTTTGCCTTAGAAGCATTTGCACTAAATCTTCTAACGAAAGCTTCAAGTTGTTCTTTCTCTTTCTCTTGTTTAGCGTTGTTAAGTTCATTTTGCTTAGAAATAACATTTGCAGCTATATACCAGTCGTTGAAGTTACCTGTAAATTCACGAATCTTTTGGTAATCTACATCTAATATATTTGTAACAACGGCATTTAAGAAGTGTCTATCGTGAGAGATAACAACCATAGTTCCCTCATGTCTTTGAAGCTCGTTTTCCAACCATGTAATCGTTTCAATATCTTGATTGTTGGTAGGCTCATCGAGGAATAGTACATCAGGTTTTGGGTATAAAACTTGAGCTAAAAGAACTTTAAATTTGTCAGCACTATCAAGAGTTGACATAAGGTCGTTATGCTGATTTGCAGGGATACCAACATTTTCAAGTATCTTTGCAATATTTACATCGTACTCATAAGTAGGATCTTCTTCTACACAAATAACTTCTAACTCTGCAAGACGGTCATTTACAGCATCATCTTCAAAATCACCAGTTGCATAGATAATCTCTTTTTCTTTTATTGCATCATAAAGTCTTTTATTGCCGTATAAAACAGCATCCATAATAGTAAACTCTTCAAAGGCATATTGATTTTGCCCGAGAACACCGACTTTATTAGTTTTTGGGATTATTACTTCACCGTCATACTCATTTATTTGTCCACACAGGATTTTTAGAAAAGTTGTTTTTCCAGCGCCGTTAGCACCGATAAGACCATATCTTTTATGACGATCAAGCTTTAGATTTATATTTTCAAACAAGACTCTATTGCCATAACGCATTGTTAAA
The sequence above is drawn from the Candidatus Sulfurimonas baltica genome and encodes:
- the napH gene encoding quinol dehydrogenase ferredoxin subunit NapH; this encodes MATLWNNYRYLFFRRFTQISILVLYFSANAWGWSILKGNLSSSLVLNTVPLSDPYAALQMLAAGAILSIDLLIGVFIVAIFYLLIGGRVFCSWVCPVNIVTDAAALLRRKLGVDDISRRQPASRNMRYWVLALSLIISAAMGITAFEFISPISMLHRGIVFGLGFGWAAMLIIFLFDLFVLKNGWCGHVCPLGGFYSLLGNFSLIRVSHSEENCTLCMKCKTVCPEHQVLHMVGKESLSVLSGECTNCARCIEVCDDDALNFSIRKLAKNKTTGE
- the napG gene encoding ferredoxin-type protein NapG, giving the protein MKTELVSDRRKFILNIARSAGITALGGFIWSAYVDEVTASQLLLRPPGAIKEDDFLKTCIKCGLCVLACPYDTLLLAKPGDNKPLGTPYFIPRDIPCYMCTDIPCVPVCPTGALDESSVTTDAKLDINVADMGLAIIDSESCIAFWGIQCDACYRACPLLGEAISIKYEKNERTGKHAFMKPVVHANICTGCGLCERACVTEKASIFILPREVAQGKAGDYYIKGWDKDDEKRLENAMEIKTKTEISKESAIDSLNSKEELY
- the napA gene encoding nitrate reductase catalytic subunit NapA: MTLSRREFLKSSAAASAAAAIGMSVPADLQAAAAQAEGDWRWDKAACRFCGTGCGIMMATKNGKIVAVKGDPAAPVNRGLNCIKGYFNAKIMYGADRLTKPLLRMDANGNFDKKGKFAPISWERAFDEMAINIKKALKHGGPEGIGIFASGQYTIMEGYAAQKMMKAGFRSNAIDPNARHCMASAVVGFYQTFGVDEPSGCYDDIELTDTIVTWGSNMAEMHPILWSRVTDRKLSDPERVKVISIQTYTHRTSDLADTEIIFSPNTDIALWNYIAREIVMRDEAEGIIDWDFVKKHMVFAAGPVNIGYGMRRAGEKSMSPVNADGSAGQYSALEMQTINKEMKTTVSDKEGPALEPFGYKAGDTMNHTAGTLGHWEISFEEYKKSLEPYTLEYTATITKGNPDESLDSFKAKLQELANLYIEKGRKVVSFWTMGMNQHTRGTWVNTLAYNVHFLLNKQANPGEGAFSLTGQPSACGTAREVGTFTHRLPADMMVANPAHRKIAEEKWMVPNGTLNGVGKQHIMKIHRDIQDGLIKFAWVNVCNPYQDSGSATHWLKAAREMDNFIVTSDGYPGISAKVSDLILPTAMIYEKWGAYGNAERRTQHWRQQVLPVGDAMSDTWQWVELSKRFTVKDLWGAQAPSGPRKDALPSVIEQAKAMGYSEDTTMFDILFANKVAKTYKLDQNDPIQKGYDNTEGYGDSRNVVGSDGKVFKGYGFFIQKYLWEEYAAFTRGHGHDLAPFDMYHKVRGLKWPVVDGKETAWRFNAKYDPYAAKATKESGNSHAFYGTIAKALQSGTLGGKDKDSEKKSLANKAKIFARPYMDPPEMPDAEYDIWLNTGRVLEHWHSGTMTMRVPELYRAVPEALCYMHPSDAKNKDLTQGGLCWIESRRGKVKARVETRGRNRPPKGLVFVPWFDEKVFINKVCLDATCPMSKQTDFKKCAVKIYKA
- a CDS encoding type IV pili methyl-accepting chemotaxis transducer N-terminal domain-containing protein, with product MKKTTKMSTKIKLLGAMLTMLMISVIATTIYLNQQNTKDALVVNIVGKQRMLTQKIAKNVFYIYHSSNKDFIELDSAAAEFINGLKILKYGDKDKEISAVDTYSILTQLNSVNKLWDDFYENIQKFKLLSSSKLNTSKELEEVVKSIYNQNTILLESVDKLVTLYTNHSEEKSDFIKTFQYLSAFTFFILLLYSLIQLRAMESHVDSFIQHSKTLINNENISKITPIKIKPESESEIVEVGGTINCFIQKINSAIEHSDEALRQSQYASSKLEELTDEFDTIINELQDNSLASKHLNNSEDIVIESTEVLINSTHKLSNLKKELEKLTKSCQIVKP
- a CDS encoding Crp/Fnr family transcriptional regulator — protein: MNEKQYHIRQLSFFASLDSDMLNIIDSISTVVKYPKKSILYYENDTNNKIFFLVSGLLKVYKIDKFENEIFLYNIHKNSLISELTTLDNNIIHCFSNAEFMEDSTILEVDFLEFKTQFLSKNILNSEFINEILSKTQQLHCVVNRELVFDATAKVAFTLCDDLEMFNTLKRTEVSFMLHIQPETLSRVLKKLKRSSIINIENSIVTILDKKLLQNIYNGGLS
- a CDS encoding diguanylate cyclase; protein product: MNFIEALKLKSKLFFIFVLIAVGLFFIGIMGTINLNSMKKNLDALYFGSLVPVIELNSILQIYHSGLANTIYRAKNSEITPSEVESKIQLSVKNISREWEKYESHFKRDKELDYVEYTALEIKATNKYFYKIIKALSDGHDIKEISIVSLEKKISHINKVVNKLIAYEVSVAKYERKKFIDVYDYLLVQVGFILAVVILGVMLISYYVFKSIQKDQTALEVATKRLKIANKKLENVSYTDSLTNLYNRRYFNLVYDRELKRAKRSNTYITFMMLDIDFFKQYNDTYGHIEGDFALKSVAKVLQDILKRPGDFVFRLGGEEFGILLTETDESNSAKLARDICNSVRGREIKHSGSKVNEFVTISIGVVCCIADEALNDEILLSRADEMLYKAKDSGRDRYNITTNVSEAKTAKVKSEEKKEDGKKEFIA
- a CDS encoding translation initiation factor — encoded protein: MSRGKKLDIFIGADIDDGWAEIQSSRKTTVSDEILDPSKHFLIFKKEKRRGKTVTLVGEFHLPLNDSEAILKILKKKLGCGGAFKDGWMEFQGELKDKLRALLIAEKFRFKSGH
- a CDS encoding DUF1653 domain-containing protein, yielding MKTGIYEHYKGNRYEVIDTLRHSETEELMVLYRAMYGDETLWARPYTMFFEEVEVNNTLVPRFRYIGSENV
- a CDS encoding DUF5718 family protein — protein: MDTYRDFLGLGIAGNFALHLAQAGELEDFKDIITADEAAPKGMFPFYLPLHVENEALVSSFKAKAILKTYPLSSTTIKLPNKDVNVQAEPEVGLTCRLEYINNKLSKIIPTHFGAYNDCSIRVAGASKISDKKNWGEASKGISDNLIAIDKFSAGGVMDNYSICSFLRRDGEVHSYGEDVELTGYSYFYEKLLDWMINQINTQEDFGPLENLSEYISTCNNPKEAIISIGATRYTPYGESTFLKSSDEVIIVVYNAKNISHAEVLQSVKNSSYDTDNMSVLAQKVL
- a CDS encoding ABC-F family ATP-binding cassette domain-containing protein; the encoded protein is MVTVQNLTMRYGNRVLFENINLKLDRHKRYGLIGANGAGKTTFLKILCGQINEYDGEVIIPKTNKVGVLGQNQYAFEEFTIMDAVLYGNKRLYDAIKEKEIIYATGDFEDDAVNDRLAELEVICVEEDPTYEYDVNIAKILENVGIPANQHNDLMSTLDSADKFKVLLAQVLYPKPDVLFLDEPTNNQDIETITWLENELQRHEGTMVVISHDRHFLNAVVTNILDVDYQKIREFTGNFNDWYIAANVISKQNELNNAKQEKEKEQLEAFVRRFSANASKAKQATSRQKQLDKLVIDDIKPSSRRDPSIVFKAKRAMGDEALNITNINHSFGDNQVLKDISLKFIPDEKVALIGPNGVGKTTLMKIMMEEMKPTSGEIHWGATIENSYFPQDTADIIKGDGTLYDWLKSFNPKGDMAEVRNCLGRMLFNGEQQEKSVVSISGGEKHRMMLSKMMLEGGNFVLLDEPSNHLDLEAIVALGEALYNFKGNVICVSHDRELLDAFANRIIELHADGSYTDFKGTYEEFVEAKASGHL